The DNA segment agtcagctataaaagaccctgaTAAGACActgtaaaaacaattcaaacgagaaaactaaaggccttatttatatataaaaaattgaacaaaaaacaaatatgtaacagataaacaaacgacaaccactgaattacaggctcctgacttgggacaggcacatacatgtatataaataatgtggcggggttaaacatgttagcgggatcccaaccctcccctaacctgggacaatggtataacagtaaaacatgaaaacgaactataaaaatcagttgaaaaaggcttaactcatcagatggacaaatatactagtggacgtggccgggtacttatacatcccgacacaaaaagacacaatgaacagatctgagagtacttgcagttatctgacacctagttcaaagccatctaatctatataagaaatgagaaacactttAATATGAACCACATTAACAGATGATAACTACTGAATGTCATGTTCcattttattgtttctttttttgtgaaaaacatGCATACAAAACTCACATTGTTAATATTTACAACATATCTTTATGCTCCTTCAAGTTCAAGAAATATAATACAACAGGAAAGTATTTTGATTATATGTATATGAGTACTTATTTATTATATGCATACATGTAGTCACTTAAGTTACTAACAGAAAGTGATAGGAAATTGGTTAAAGtctttttttactaaattttggATGTCCAGCCGCTATAAACATgaactatattttattttaccaaattaatgaccACTTATTGCTAGCATTTGAAGTTACAGAAATAtgtgttgtctttttttccAGCATCACTGTAGAAGATGTGGGCGGTGTTTTTGTGATAATTGTTGCAAAACAAAAGTAGCTCTGCCCAGAATGTGCTTCATTGATCCTGTACGACATTGTGCAACATGTACAGATAccacaaagaaagaaaatgaattCTTCGATAAACATGTCAAAACTCTTGTCAATGGTATGTATAAAAGGCAaacttatattttgttattgttctgtgcatataatattcaagaacaGATGATTTTATTCTATGGAAATAAGCTCAGGAGATGTCAAAATAGATTTCACTTTATGACTTTTTGTAaccttaaaggggcactagctacgagatgtAAAGAAATCTTaagtatgatttgtttttgttcaatcaataataaaagtaaatagtgaaataaaaattcgcttttagcagccaaaatggttcaattttgtcaaattaagctaaataatattgataatgaagtattcacttgcaagtgaataattgacctcattaaatccgtattcttgtgaacttcaatttaacccataAGTAGAGATGGACAAAGcatgctttatacatgtactgtttatttaaaggaaaggaatgtcaacattgaaagtgaaacaaaggtaaatcatttgatgactgattcgatccactaAAAATCTTTCTTCTACATGTAAAAACGAtgagaaacatatatttttaatctataaaattaaatttaacagacctataaaaatccaactGCACGTGTTGgattaatctatttatatctaatcattagtatatttatgtttacataacttatatggtcatctgaggtcaactCGATATTTAATTAGATGGagtctagactaaaatacacacgaaacaaaTCTTCATATTATTGACCCTATtttctgtaaactgtttatttcacacttttgatagtttggataaatgttttacattgttataaataaaatatgagaatttgagtcaaatcggtgaccatgaatttgacagctagtgcctctttaatataaaaagcaCATTCGTCTGATGAAGGTTTTGTTCAATCAAAATAGACTTCACTGTACTGATAACGGACCTTCTCTTTTTTGCTTTATATACTCAAATGTTTGTTAGTTGATTGtctgtatacaaatatttatgtcCTTATAGGTGGACAATTCATGTTGTCTGGAAAGGACCAATCAGACATCGAATCACAGTTTCTGTGTAAATTATCATCAGATCACAGGTATTTCTTTTCTctagaaaaaataattggtcattttaaatttgaccaatttcattttagaataaaatttacTGTGGTGGAAAATGtctcaatttttttctcttttcttattttttaaaacatggccAGGGATAtcaataaaagacagaaaataattTGGAATTATGTATGGGTGCAAGATTTCTACAATctaatataagaagatgtggcataagtgccaataagacaactctctatccaagtcataatttgtaaaagtaaaccatgtaCTAATCATATTCTGCATTTCAaatgaactttattttattaaagcaaGTTTTAACCTCTTttcagatttttaaattttgaagcaGAGAGTGATAAATATGAGTCCATTAAAGTGTCTAATTTGGAGTCTTTACAGATCATGGCCAACAGTAGAGATGATGAAGGTATGATCTTGACCTTTCACTATTTTACAGTGTctacaaatatgtttataaaacatCTGTAGATGATAAAAACAACCTAATTTTGTTATGCAAATAAGAAAAGATGTAGGGTATAACTCAAtgaagacagcaacccaacgacataAAACACAAACTATTTGTTATGTGTCACTGCTCCATATTGCTATTTTGAGAACAAAATACAATTGCAGATATAGATTGAAAAGTatgtattcaaatttatataattgactGTGTAGTATAAAGTTGTTCTTAATTTTCTGTATCTGTACAGATGTAATGTTTTTCTTGAAAACattaaaagggagataactctaaaaaCTTTGTTGGTAATATGCTTCTCACTTGACTTCACAAAAGAAATTTTCTCTCCAAATTGTTCAATTTACATTCTGTTTTAAGTGAACATTGAAACTTATTGTATTGTAGAATTAGCAGGTAAGTAAATGAAGTTTGAAAGAACATTCACATAATATTGTAAAATCTTCTTGTTTTCAGTACATATTTGAATGAATGTAAActaatataaaatgtcatttaaaacaaaaagttgttttatttgtttatgctGCCTTCTGTAGATGATAATGGTGAGATTGATGTTGTTGATGTGTTTAACTTGTTGTTATGATGTCTTATTTTAGGCTTATTCTGATGACAAAATAAGAATGAAAAATAGCAACtatcattttttaattgttttaaaatatgttatttttatttatttctgtcataaagttattacaaaataagtgatactatatgtttttttttaaattttctatttaattttaataatccttgtatgaaaatttgaaattggaTTTACAGTATTCATTTCAAGTCTTTTTTTCAGGTTTTTGCTTATAAActtacattatttaaaaaattcacaaatgACAATTTCAGGAAACACACTTGCCACTGGTCTTGCATTGAAATATAAGAATAGCAATGATGTAATGACAATGGTGAAGATGGTTGTCACAACAGGGGCCAATAAGAAACAAGCACAGATATGGATAGCTGCTATGCAAAAGGTATGTAGAACCAAAGAGTTGTATCCCCTTAATGATTCTCTGATAATAATTAGTAGTCTTGTCGAGTGATCAGGCCAATCATCAACACCTGACTCttcagataaaaatagatgtaCAAACAACAATGAACAAGATTACATAAGTTTACTTTATTAGTTCTCTACCGTGGAAGTCGAAAGGGGACATTGGGTTTGcattgtctgtctgtccgtctgtatgtttgtctgtccatctgtcattccggcaaatcagttttccagactttttttcttcatgcttGAAGATGTTGACTTGataattgttgtattttttttatcatgacaagttccaggtcaaatttgattttcagGATTTTAGCTTTTCTCCTTGTTCAGTTAAAGCCCTTTCCATAGaattaaatatattatgaaatacaaattaattacTAGATTTCcgttcaaagggaaataactcatttGTAAACTTTCCCTAGAattgaatttttaatgaaatacttaTTAATTACTATAGATTTCTGTTCATAGAGAAATAactcctttttaaaattatttgttaaagaCATTGCATTAAGATAAATgacattttggatttttttccattttctttattaaactGTTTAAAGAATCTAGTGGTaaggtttgtttgttattttatgtagtTTACACCATGACAAGTAAGGGaagacatcaaaagatcgatgtaggataaaaaaaacttaaatcaaatagtttgggggtgggggtggggggggggtcaacattgctgcaagttttgttaatctaaaatcgattttacatatatccatataggtaaatcaatttttcccaaattaagttaagaaggggggtaggggggtcagcgaaaaaactatgtgaattaagttttttatccaacattgaacttttgatgtcgtcccttataGATCAAGTTAGAATTTGGTTCCATTAGATTGAATTTTTAATCGGTAGGGGACTATGTATTGCCATGAAATACTCACAGAGTGcttgttaaatttaatttattatttgtaaatatacttTAAACTACACAAAGAAGGGAGATAACAtactaaaatcaaaaatttaaaagattacaaaaccatttgaaagaaaaaatacgatTTTGCTTTTTATACCATAAACAGTGGTATTGGATATGAAAtgttgttttcttcatttttttataaggctttcaaatatacatgtttttgcaAGCACATatgaatttgttgtttttacaataatagaatacaaaaatgttgtGGGCACATGGCTGGGACCACTTCACAACTTGAAAAGTAACATTAACATGAGCTGAAGTGACTTGatttttacaactttttctttttcaggcATTTAAAATGGTGTATGAAGGTAGACAGGCACTGAGGGcataatgaaagaaaaacattttccttcttctgttattgtttataaaaacttaaataaacGTTGcaattttaagaattgaatTAACTCTTAATTCAGCACCTCAGTCTGATGATGAagatatattttctgtttttgaatTGTATATGAGTTGTAATGTCAGATTACCGATAACAAATTGCAGATAAAACTTAAATAAGTCCAGTTTGCACTGAAATTGTGATAAAAAATTCattggaaattacaaaaaaaaaaatcaattttaatggTATGAGATGTTGATAGTATTTACTTGCAGAAGGAATAAGGAAGATATTTAAATGACGGTGAAGTCtttattgtgtgtttttttgtttttttttaagatttggctaaaaccATGATTAAGATTAAGTTTTTATGCAAGGTCTCTGTTCGTCTAAGGTGCTGAATTTGACAGTAATCATttagtacattttaaaatattttttttaaggtaatTCAAATGTGATATTGTGTGTACATAAATCAGCATCAGAGTTGTTGTATTATTGAGGTATTTGAAGGGCATTGTTACTTACTTTTAGCATTAGTAAAGATTTAATGAAGAGAAGGTGACATTGGGAACAGAATATGTACAACATGCTAGAAATATTTTGCCTAGATATTGATTTTAAAGcccaaatattgaaaaagatgttttatgtcattgttcatgtttaacttaattaataataaattgatTATGATATCGACTTTTTATAGCAATATAGCGCTTATTTATCAGACATCAATGTTATTTGATCAGAAAAAGGTCACAAATCAATGTATAAAGCTTTAAACACTGTGCTATTTTTATTTGACTGTAATTAATTTAATGATGTTATTGTATAAATCACAAATGGTGGTCTGAGACATTAACTGGTAGTCAAGATTGTTGACCATCCCTGAAGTAATACAGTCAAGATAGGTCTTGtttgttcttatattttgttttgttaaagaaaaaaatgcgtATTAAGTTATGTAGTTTCCCTGAGAATATTAAGGGAAATTCAAGCAGTTTCTGTTTTTACTTTCCAttctaaataaattttatcattttgtctACCATTTTGCACAGCTTTAGTTTGAAAAGACTGTTACGGCAATCATACAAAAGAGCCCTTGTTTTGTCCACTTGTTAAAATAGTTTATAGATGATAACTTTAGATGTCTATGGAATATAAGTTAACAGCATTCCTATTATCCttcacacatattttttttgtacaacaaTGCCAGTTTAATTGCATCTAATTATATTTGCTTGATAccaatgtattttatatattctcTGAGAAATAATTTAACTGTTCCCTGGGATACAAATTGTGGTAGTGAAATTCATGTAGGTTTGTACAAtcttaaaagtataaaatgcaaataaaaattactttgaaatattagttatataaatttttcagcatttttatttttattacacaaataattagaaattaaagataaaattacAAGAAATAGATCTGGCTacacttattttaaaaaaacaaacagcatAATTATATAGGCAGCGAAAAAACccatcatttgttttgtttttaaattgatagataaaagaatttttaaaagtagtCTCAGCGGTAGGTGTCTTTAAACTCTCAGCGAAtatattatatgatttttaccCTCAAcactttattaaataaattaattgcaCAAAAGCATATTAAGCATATTATAACAAGCTGCTGAATTCATAAATATAATCCCATTGAAGCATTACAGGATCAAATTTTGGCAAACATGTATATTCCCAAAAGACTAAGCATTTTATTCAGGGATATGGGTATACTTTGGTGTgcaattttatatgtatatgtactTAAATGCAATAAATCTGTATAATGTATAGTTTTGAATGCCTCATTGTTTTTGGCCAGAATTATATATGCTTCATTAATGTTCAAATATTTcacactttaaaaatatttttcaccaaattttgtAGACACGAAATGTAACATATATCACTTACaaattaaggatgtttgcttgtcatgttttgggatttttgatagattttcaaaatcctctgttgtttttttccatttgaatgccttaaaaaattATGCTcattgacccccatttttctttttataaatcttttacatgtataattataagtcatctgtaaaagtcttataaaatcttcgttattttttaatagtttttgagaacttaaacttgtcattgataaatcaagaaaagtcaagagagaacatcttcctgtcaaaatttcaatggctaataacttgaaaaacaagcacattgacctatatatttACTCTTTTGGTCCCCTATCAATATTTActagtgtattttattttgaaaataagtagCGAACCTCCTTATTGCCAGTGAATTATTCATTTCCAAGATGACCAAAAGTGCTAACATTGTTTACCAGTGTCTATTATGTGAAAGGGAAGAAAAGATATATAATGGAAACATAAGGAGTATATAAAGAATAGTTTGGTTGATATATGTATTGTTATCATTGTATCAATGCTTGCCATAGTGATCaagattttataagaatttttatattgtttaatagTTTATTATGTTCTCAaactgtttttgttgttgaatattGTTGAATTGAAAAAATCAGCAGATGAATATGATtttgtgtatataaaaaagtataaactttaatttaaaaggcGTTACAAGGTGCACAATATGGTTGGTGAGAGttggttgtttttaaactattatattgaaaataattaaatattttgtctaaTAATAAATAGCTGCAAATATTTagacaataacaaataataGCTCAATATTCTCATTCATTGGTATAAAGGACCAACTCAATCATTATATTGCAAATAGGTAAAATCATTGTTGTAAATGACAATAGTCTTAATTTAACTCAAAGAATGAAGTTAATGCACATTTGCATTGACGAATAATCatttgtaaagtaaaaaaagttactttttattaagttttgttCTGTATGGGAGATAACCCAATTTGAAAAGTGTTTCACCtccaatttcaaatatatttttatgtttgttctTTACCAAGGGTAAACATTACCTTATGTAAGGTTATTTTTCACTGACATTTACtaagaaaatattgtttgttttattatctcAGAAAATTTTAGAACAAGGACCTGTTCTCAATAACTGTATAAGTTATTTAGGAAAATAAACTAAACTGCAGGCAATTTATAAATGCTGGGATAACTCTTCCATTATATCTTGCTAGTGAAAATACGATACTTATTCTTAAGATAATTTGAAttgataaataattcaaatatgaataaatatatttaaatagaaattgattgatatatataaagGAAAATTTGTTGACTAGCAATAtagatttttcatgttttgattATACTTAGTATTGATTTGGTTATAGACTAtgcacataatataataaacaaatgacaCATTTTATGTTAGCCGCTTTGTTTTATAGTGCTTTATGAGATAGTgctttgtaaaatatatatactattaaaattataaaagatttttgttttctattatgaATCTCTCATGAATAACAATGTTGTTGTCTCTAGTGGTGAGCAATAATTTCTTCAGATTGAATTTATAAATTCATTGACATTCAAGGCCTGGGTCCACATAGCATCAACAGCAAGTGATCATGTCATAAACCCATCTCAGCGAAAGGTTTTTATTAGCCCgggacgggacgtattatggtataccgttgtccgtccgtctgtctgtctgtccgtctgtctgtctgtccgtccttcGTCCACActttggacaataactcaaaaacaccttcaccaatttccatgaaacttttgtgaattgtttatatctattgacgtaagctccctttcgtttttttttaatttcagattttaagttttggatttatggggctttattcataaaaaaagggggaattttcaacacttcggacaataactcaaaaaggctttcaccaatgtccatgaaactttggtaaattgtttatatctattgacgtaagctcccttttgttttttttaatttcagattttaagttttggatttatggggctttattcataaaaaaggggggattttcaacacttcggacaataactcaaaaaggctttcaccaatgtccatgaaactttggtgaattgtttatatctattgatgtaagctccctttcgtttttttttaaatttcagattttaagttttggatttatggggctttattcataaataaagggtgatttttaacacttcggacaatatctcaaaaaagctttcaccaatgtccataaaactttggtgaattgtttatatctattgatgaaagctccctttcaatttttataaatttcagattttaagttttggatttatggggctttattcataaaaaaagggggatttttaacacttcggacaataactcaaaaaggctttcaccaatgtccatgaaactttggtgaattgtttatatctattgatgtaagctccctttcaatttgtataaatttcaaattttaagttttggattaatggggctttattcataaaaaaaagggtgatttttaacacttcggacaataactcaaaaaggctttcaccaatgtccatgaaactttagtgaattgtttatatctattaatgtaAGCTCCCttgcaatttttataaatttcagattttacatttccgtgttatgaatttttatgcttaaaaaaggggggatttttccaattttgggacaataactaacactttcacaaaattttatgtatggatgaaaatttaagaaaacaaactTAGTTAAATTTGAGGTAGCCTTAATAGTGCCAATTTTTTTGTGCCTTTTtaatgccccacctacgatagtagaggggcattatgatttctggtctgtgcctccgttcgtctgtccgtctgtgcgtccgttcgcttcaggttaaagtttttggtcaaggtagtttttgaagaagttgaagtccaatcaacttgaaacatagTACACATGCTCccaatgatatgatctttctaattttaatgccaaattatagttttgatcccaatttcatggtccactgaacatagaaaatgatagtgcgaagttcaggttaaagtttttggtcaaggtagtttttgaagaagttaaagttacatcaacttgaaacttagtacacatgttccctatgatatgatctttctaattataattccaaatttaagttttgacccaatttcacggtccaatgaacatagaaaatgatagtgcgagtggggcatccctGAACTATGGACACAATCTTGTTGAGTATTATTTGGGGGGGTgtatttgacagggctcacactatttctagttgatcatataaattcatttaaagcataaaagacaagttaaaagagcaaggggcgtatcatgcgcctaagcgcagccctttattttTGATGCCATAACCTTCCTACTGCTATTATTTCAAAGTGGCTGAACTTATCTATGAGCAAACAGGATTTGGACTGATAGTAACTCAGCTTTATAGAAAATATCGTTGATCTATCACTGACTTAAGTAGAAAACCTAACATAGAAAATTCATTCAAAGTCATGAACACAATAATCTAGCGGGGTTGCCGTTAAATAGTAGTCATCAAACTGATATATACTGATAGTACATAGCAAAATGGATCTTCCACAAGAAACTGTAATTAAACTGACATAAGAAGAAACCTTAACTATTGTTGAAGGGAAATACTCTGCATCCATAGCAACAACACCTGTCTTtcttttcacaatttttgtCACAGGCAAGACAAGATGTAAGACTTGCTGTTGTTGAAAATATTTACAtctttataaatacaatattctGACTAGAATAATGAtaagttgaaattaaaaacttCATCAGTAACAATTCTTACACATATTAAGACATACCAGACCTTTAGCTCCCTAGACATTTTGTCTCATATCAGTGTTaactcatttaaaaatattgctttTGGCTGGTTACTATAGTTTTATTTCCAGTTGAGTAACATAAATCATGtgacatgttgagcaggatGTGCTTGCCCTTCTGAAGCACCTgtgatcacccccagtttttgattgggtttgtgttgctcagtctttctATGTTATATTGTGTTACTTTTGTTCCTTTTTacagccatggtgttgtcagtcaCATACTGGCATAGCCAAACCACTGTGTATCGTCAGTACACGGaatataggtactaaccaagcggGTGTGAGCGATTTTGACCTTACACGATaacgaaaatctttgttttgctttatcaaTATTCAATGTACATTTCTCAACATTAGAAATTCATGCTCCCAAATAATTCATCGATTATTTCCTATTCATAAAACacctttgatattttaataagaaCAATTACCTTGTACATGTGCAAATAGTTGTGAATGTCAACACCAACTTTCAATTTCGATACAATTGTCgagacatttacatgttttatctgaAATAAAGCATTGTATAAAAAGATACAGGGCAAATGTAATAGTTACCAATCATAAACCTATCTGTGATTACTTGTTCCTTAAATTTTTGGGGTAATAAATGagcatgaaaataatgtttttgtgtAGGGTGTAC comes from the Mytilus trossulus isolate FHL-02 chromosome 3, PNRI_Mtr1.1.1.hap1, whole genome shotgun sequence genome and includes:
- the LOC134710262 gene encoding zinc finger FYVE domain-containing protein 21-like encodes the protein MAAPEKKLVRSKSGLRMVTVDDEETSPFLLMEPPWVPDNECDCCQSCRGKFDFLRRRKHHCRRCGRCFCDNCCKTKVALPRMCFIDPVRHCATCTDTTKKENEFFDKHVKTLVNGGQFMLSGKDQSDIESQFLCKLSSDHRFLNFEAESDKYESIKVSNLESLQIMANSRDDEGNTLATGLALKYKNSNDVMTMVKMVVTTGANKKQAQIWIAAMQKAFKMVYEGRQALRA